The Sporomusaceae bacterium FL31 nucleotide sequence AAATAAAAATTCTTTTTCGTTGTGAAAAAATCAATAAAAATTTAATTTTAGATGAAATTATTCATTGCTTATTGCCAATTACTCATATTTTAATCCATTTCCTTTAACGTAATATTCTTAGAAATTTTGTAGCTTTTTTTCTTTTTGTGGGGTTTTTCTTCTTCGCCGAGCAATTTTCCCCAAGGTTTTAAACCGTCTACTCTTTCAAAAATAATTTTAATGATGGCAATCGCAGGAATACAAAGAAACATTCCGGAAATTCCCCACAGATGTTCGCCCAAAAGAATTCCGATGAAAGAAAATAATGCGTTGATTTTCACTTTAGAACCAACCACAAAAGGCAGTACAATATTTCCGTCGATGGCATGAACGATCACATAGCCGATTGCTACATAAATACAAGTGGAAACTGTTCCGGTTGCAAATGCAATAAAGCAAGAAATTAAT carries:
- a CDS encoding AI-2E family transporter → MIVHAIDGNIVLPFVVGSKVKINALFSFIGILLGEHLWGISGMFLCIPAIAIIKIIFERVDGLKPWGKLLGEEEKPHKKKKSYKISKNITLKEMD